The following coding sequences are from one Humulus lupulus chromosome X, drHumLupu1.1, whole genome shotgun sequence window:
- the LOC133806146 gene encoding uncharacterized protein LOC133806146 translates to MKTTFESSQAEMKKLIMDQLATVISLLQKQPSQPAEDERRRYNSGSEDDVYPEDWEPNVDEVPSTPTDAIIMAIGDTQSQDVQQLDGPPAGVEFVRRAKRKPVYLKDYTAGKKKQRTGPVEVDTLRPANPRLYKFFKRWITYSRDNCRPREVHTGIADRSWFVKLMVEHEWIDDSQIDAIFHLLRRRRKLFPKVYTTNCVVLDTYAPQIFSMYWNCHDGDRSTFIWDESIIDYVRGKEHRHLPCWENQEYIYFTLNLPAEKHWVAVEVDIENWQIVVYDCDIGATTEDNMKSYLKPYTEIFASLLRASGYFKTNSYVFPVETGDLSQLPPMHYKRATPEVVPQAESSGDCGIYAIEYVEHRMLDLPFEKVNDDNMLTFRHRWCVDLFYQNV, encoded by the exons ATGAAGACTACGTTTGAGAGTAGTCAGGCGGAGATGAAGAAGCTTATCATGGATCAACTTGCGACCGTGATAAGTTTGTTACAAAAGCAACCATCACAGCCAGCAGAGGATGAACGTCGTCGGTATAATTCTGGTTCTGAAGATGACGTGTACCCTGAAGATTGGGAACCCAACGTAGACGAGGTTCCTTCTACTCCAACGGATGCCATTATTATGGCCATCGGAGATACGCAGTCTCAGGATGTGCAACAGTTGGATGGGCCACCAGCTGGAGTGGAATTTGTGAGGAGGGCAAAACGGAAGCCAGTGTATTTGAAGGACTACACAGCGGGGAAGAAGAAACAACGAACTGGTCCTGTTGAGGTTGATACTTTGAGGCCAGCAAACCCACGACTGTACAAATTTTTCAAAAGGTGGATTACTTACTCGAGGGACAACTGCCGTCCTAGAGAAGTGCACACTGGCATTGCCGATCGAAGTTGGTTCGTGAAGTTGATGGTGGAGCACGAATGGATCGACGATTCT CAAATTGATGCCATATTCCACTTGTTGAGAAGAAGGAGGAAGCTCTTCCCTAAGGTGTACACTACGAATTGTGTGGTTCTGGACACATATGCTCCACAAATATTTTCAATGTACTGGAATTGTCATGATGGTGACAGAAGCACATTTATCTGGGATGAGTCAATTATTGATTATGTGAGGGGGAAGGAGCATCGGCACTTGCCTTGTTGGGAGAACCAGGAGTACATCTACTTCACATTGAACCTTCCTGCTGAGAAGCATTGGGTGGCTGTTGAGGTAGATATTGAGAATTGGCAAATTGTTGTATATGACTGTGATATCGGCGCCACGACTGAGGACAATATGAAGTCATATTTGAAGCCTTATACCGAGATATTTGCATCCTTATTGCGGGCTTCTGGTTATTTTAAGACCAACAGTTATGTATTTCCGGTTGAAACAGGTGATCTCAGCCAGCTCCCACCAATGCATTATAAACGAGCTACTCCGGAAGTTGTACCACAAGCGGAAAGCAG TGGCGATTGTGGAATATATGCCATTGAATACGTGGAGCACCGAATGTTGGATCTGCCGTTTGAGAAAGTTAACGATGATAACATGCTCACCTTTAGACATAGGTGGTGTGTTGACTTATTTTACCAGAATGTATAA